In Sphingopyxis sp. FD7, a single window of DNA contains:
- the dapD gene encoding 2,3,4,5-tetrahydropyridine-2,6-dicarboxylate N-succinyltransferase, translated as MTTDLQSTIEAAWEARDTLGLTTTGVVREAVDTAIAGLDDGRFRVAERAEDGRWQVNQWLKKAVLLSFRLNDMAIIEGGAGGATWWDKVPSKFAGWGENRFRDAGFRAVPGSIVRRGAFISKGAVLMPSFVNIGAWVGEGSMVDAWATVGSCAQIGANVHLSGGAGIGGVLEPLQAGPVVIEDGAFIGARAEVAEGVIVREGAVLSMGVYLGASTKIIDRATGEVFIGEVPAYSVVVPGSLPGKPLPDGTPGPSLYCAVIVKRVDAQTRAKTGINELLRD; from the coding sequence ATGACCACCGACCTGCAGAGCACGATCGAAGCCGCGTGGGAAGCGCGCGATACGCTGGGCCTCACCACCACCGGCGTGGTGCGCGAGGCGGTCGATACCGCGATTGCCGGGCTCGACGACGGCCGCTTTCGCGTCGCCGAGCGCGCCGAAGACGGCAGGTGGCAGGTCAACCAGTGGCTCAAGAAGGCAGTGCTGCTGTCATTCCGCCTCAACGACATGGCGATCATCGAGGGCGGCGCGGGCGGTGCGACCTGGTGGGACAAGGTTCCGTCGAAATTCGCCGGCTGGGGCGAAAATCGTTTCCGCGACGCGGGCTTCCGCGCTGTGCCCGGCTCGATCGTCCGCCGCGGCGCCTTCATCAGCAAGGGCGCGGTGCTGATGCCGAGCTTCGTCAATATCGGCGCCTGGGTCGGCGAGGGATCGATGGTCGACGCCTGGGCCACCGTCGGCAGCTGCGCGCAGATCGGCGCCAACGTCCACCTGTCGGGTGGCGCGGGGATCGGCGGCGTATTGGAGCCGTTGCAGGCCGGACCGGTGGTGATCGAGGACGGCGCCTTCATCGGCGCGCGCGCCGAGGTCGCCGAGGGCGTGATCGTGCGCGAGGGCGCGGTGCTGTCGATGGGCGTTTACCTCGGCGCCTCGACCAAGATCATCGACCGCGCGACGGGCGAAGTCTTCATCGGCGAAGTCCCCGCCTATTCGGTCGTCGTCCCGGGATCGCTGCCCGGCAAGCCGCTGCCCGACGGCACACCGGGGCCGTCGCTCTATTGCGCGGTGATCGTCAAGCGCGTCGACGCGCAGACGCGCGCCAAGACGGGCATCAACGAGCTGCTGCGCGATTGA
- a CDS encoding pyrimidine 5'-nucleotidase, whose translation MPPPLDHIDAWIFDLDNTLYPPSAKLFDLIDERMGAFIMRLLDVDAVEARRVQKRYFHDHGTTMAGLMRHHGVNPEDFLVDVHDIALDRLTPDPRLRAGLERLPGRRLVFTNADADYAARVLDARGIADLFDGICDIRITRYTPKPDAAAYAMMVEHLGVEPAKSLFVEDMARNLTPAKRLGMTTVWLDNGSESGHRGHLPDHVDFRATDIADWLDNLPSPWGIA comes from the coding sequence ATGCCGCCGCCGCTCGACCATATCGACGCCTGGATCTTCGATCTCGACAACACGCTCTATCCGCCCTCGGCAAAGCTGTTCGACCTGATCGACGAACGCATGGGCGCCTTCATCATGCGGCTGCTCGATGTCGACGCGGTCGAGGCGCGGCGCGTGCAGAAGCGATATTTCCACGACCATGGCACGACGATGGCGGGGCTGATGCGGCATCATGGTGTCAATCCCGAAGACTTCCTGGTCGATGTGCATGATATCGCGCTCGACCGGTTGACCCCCGACCCGCGGCTGCGCGCCGGGCTCGAACGGCTGCCCGGCCGTCGGCTGGTCTTCACCAACGCCGACGCCGATTATGCGGCGCGCGTGCTCGACGCGCGCGGGATCGCCGACCTGTTCGACGGCATCTGCGACATTCGTATCACCCGCTATACGCCCAAGCCCGACGCGGCGGCCTATGCCATGATGGTCGAACACCTCGGCGTCGAACCGGCGAAAAGCTTGTTCGTCGAAGATATGGCGCGCAACCTGACGCCGGCGAAGCGGCTCGGCATGACGACCGTGTGGCTGGACAATGGCAGCGAAAGCGGCCATCGGGGCCACCTGCCGGACCATGTCGATTTCCGCGCGACCGACATTGCCGACTGGCTCGATAACCTGCCTTCACCCTGGGGAATAGCATGA
- a CDS encoding S8 family peptidase, whose protein sequence is MADAKGRKDMRGIAVRPLPLLLGIASLTLAACGGGAGPSPTPAPPSAPAPTPAPTPTPTPTPPPTGNFDTAEVRRSDGVNFHGAITAYRAGASGQGILAGVIDDGIDVDSPEFAGRISPLSADLAGSRGIDGEGSHGTNVAQVLLGGKNDAGTMGIAFNANLLVLRADQPGSCATEDPSNDESGCRYPESAIAAGLDRAVSAGARVVNISLGGDDPPGATLRAAVSRATAAGIIVILSAGNEGDTTVGGNDPNNPGRFAQGLRDAGGGLVIIAGSVDENGAISDFSNRAGAYAASYLSALGEGVCCVYENGALKTEGNFVFLLNGTSFAAPQVAGAVALIAQAFPNLTSQQIVDLLYQSARDAGAAGDDAVYGQGILDIARAFQPMGATTLAGTSTAVALGAPLGLLGGPMGDAGGGATGLVTDGFGRAFDVDFGQSLAQRRPDFKLTGAIGGLVRQQSAANGSLALSLVTAPGAGGSDALAGLSFHDAQGARALAASVMTRLGARTRLGFAAGRGTGGLLAGERGESGHAMLIGDAAHEGLGFAANPGIGTLVRHNIKKNQYINIYGESGFVSGSRWHDDPLLRYRFHRDSRYQRFGASWDGRFGPVGAALGASWLRESDSLLGARLGPLFGAGGATSLVGDARLAFDAPRGWQIAAAWRQMWTRPDARGLVAGGALWSSAFSLDVARAGLVRPGDRAALRFAQPLRVARGGIDLMLPVAYDYASGRADFGRRAYNLAPTGRELVVEASYSLPLFGGDVVANGWWRRDPGHIAAMPDDKGVALRFTMGF, encoded by the coding sequence ATGGCCGACGCGAAAGGGCGCAAGGATATGCGGGGGATCGCGGTGCGGCCTTTGCCGCTTCTGCTCGGCATCGCCTCGCTGACGCTCGCGGCGTGCGGCGGCGGCGCGGGCCCTTCGCCGACCCCGGCCCCGCCGTCAGCCCCGGCTCCGACGCCAGCTCCGACACCCACACCCACGCCGACTCCGCCACCGACGGGCAATTTCGACACCGCCGAGGTGCGCCGTTCCGACGGCGTCAATTTCCATGGCGCGATCACCGCCTATCGGGCGGGGGCGAGCGGGCAGGGGATATTGGCGGGGGTGATCGACGACGGGATCGATGTGGACAGCCCCGAGTTTGCCGGGCGCATCTCGCCACTCTCGGCCGACCTTGCCGGGTCGCGCGGGATCGACGGCGAGGGGAGCCACGGCACCAATGTCGCGCAGGTGCTGCTCGGTGGGAAAAACGATGCGGGCACGATGGGAATCGCCTTCAACGCGAACCTGCTCGTATTGCGCGCCGACCAGCCCGGCAGCTGCGCGACCGAGGATCCGTCGAACGACGAAAGCGGCTGTCGCTATCCCGAAAGCGCGATCGCGGCGGGACTCGACCGTGCGGTGAGCGCGGGTGCGCGCGTCGTCAATATCTCGCTCGGCGGCGACGATCCGCCGGGCGCGACACTCCGCGCGGCGGTGTCGCGCGCGACCGCGGCGGGGATCATCGTCATCCTCTCGGCGGGGAACGAGGGCGATACGACCGTGGGCGGCAACGACCCGAACAACCCCGGCCGCTTTGCGCAGGGGCTGCGCGATGCGGGCGGCGGGCTGGTCATCATCGCCGGATCGGTCGACGAAAATGGCGCGATCTCGGACTTCAGCAATCGCGCGGGGGCCTATGCCGCCTCCTATCTGTCGGCGCTCGGCGAGGGCGTGTGCTGCGTCTATGAAAATGGCGCGCTCAAGACCGAGGGCAATTTCGTGTTCCTGCTCAACGGCACCAGCTTCGCCGCGCCGCAGGTTGCCGGGGCCGTCGCGCTGATCGCGCAGGCTTTCCCCAATCTGACCAGCCAGCAGATCGTCGACCTGCTTTATCAATCGGCGCGCGATGCGGGGGCGGCGGGCGACGACGCCGTCTATGGCCAGGGCATTCTCGATATCGCGCGCGCCTTTCAGCCGATGGGGGCGACGACGCTGGCGGGCACCTCGACCGCGGTGGCGCTGGGCGCGCCGCTCGGCCTGTTGGGCGGGCCGATGGGCGATGCCGGCGGCGGCGCGACGGGACTCGTCACCGATGGCTTCGGCCGCGCTTTCGATGTCGATTTCGGCCAGTCGCTGGCGCAGCGCCGCCCCGATTTCAAGCTGACGGGCGCGATCGGCGGGCTCGTCCGCCAGCAGAGCGCCGCGAATGGGTCGCTGGCGCTGTCGCTCGTCACCGCGCCGGGAGCGGGCGGCAGCGACGCCCTTGCGGGCTTGTCCTTTCACGACGCGCAGGGTGCGCGTGCGCTCGCCGCCTCGGTGATGACGCGGCTCGGCGCGCGCACGCGCCTCGGCTTCGCGGCGGGGCGCGGGACGGGAGGGCTGCTCGCGGGCGAGCGCGGCGAAAGCGGCCATGCGATGCTGATCGGCGACGCCGCGCACGAAGGGCTCGGCTTTGCCGCAAACCCCGGAATCGGGACGCTGGTTCGGCATAATATCAAGAAAAATCAATATATTAACATATATGGCGAGAGTGGTTTCGTGTCGGGTTCGCGCTGGCATGACGACCCGCTGCTCCGCTATCGTTTCCACCGCGACAGTCGTTATCAGCGCTTCGGCGCGTCATGGGACGGCCGCTTCGGTCCGGTGGGCGCAGCATTGGGTGCGAGCTGGCTACGCGAATCGGACAGCCTGCTCGGCGCGCGGCTCGGCCCGCTTTTCGGTGCGGGCGGCGCGACCAGCCTGGTCGGCGATGCACGGCTGGCGTTCGATGCACCGCGCGGCTGGCAAATCGCCGCTGCCTGGCGCCAGATGTGGACGCGCCCTGACGCGCGCGGACTCGTCGCGGGGGGTGCGCTCTGGTCGAGCGCCTTTTCGCTCGACGTCGCGAGGGCGGGACTGGTGCGGCCGGGCGACCGCGCCGCGCTGCGGTTCGCGCAGCCGCTGCGCGTCGCGCGCGGCGGCATCGACCTGATGCTCCCGGTCGCTTACGACTATGCCAGCGGCCGCGCCGATTTCGGCCGCCGCGCCTATAACCTTGCCCCCACCGGCCGCGAACTGGTGGTCGAGGCGAGCTATTCGCTGCCGCTGTTCGGCGGCGACGTCGTCGCCAACGGCTGGTGGCGCCGCGATCCGGGGCATATCGCCGCCATGCCCGACGACAAAGGGGTCGCGCTGCGCTTTACGATGGGCTTCTGA
- a CDS encoding metal-dependent hydrolase family protein yields MKPFHLILLALVGAALATPLAAQAPARTVIHAGHLLTEPGKPARGAATIVVEGGRIVSIADGHQPAGAGATLIDLSDKYVLPGLIDSHVHLTSDTGGLAGQLEEITLSPAAQAFNAEVNGMKTLRAGFTTVRNLGDGDGVTLALRDAIRAGKVQGPRIVDAGASISGSAGHMDGSLGYRDELRPFFAGAGNTCNGADDCRRAVRLQIGRGADVIKFASTGGVNSRIGAGLGKQMFDDEAQAIVDTAHMFGKKVAVHAHGADGIRLALAAGADSIEHGTILDEATIAAWAKSKTYYVPTLSTVNGYKERLAANPDAYEPDVLAKIQWRIAITGKSLEQLVPRGVRIAFGTDAGVSKHGRNGDEFELMVQHGMTPVEALKAATVNAADLLGLADQIGTIAPGKSADIIAVASDPLADVRVLKKVDFVMARGRVVD; encoded by the coding sequence ATGAAGCCTTTCCATCTGATTTTGCTCGCGCTGGTCGGCGCGGCGCTCGCCACGCCGCTCGCTGCCCAGGCGCCCGCGCGCACCGTGATCCACGCCGGGCATTTGCTCACCGAGCCGGGCAAGCCCGCGCGCGGCGCCGCGACGATCGTGGTCGAGGGCGGCAGGATCGTCAGTATCGCCGACGGCCACCAACCCGCCGGGGCGGGCGCGACGCTGATCGACCTCAGCGATAAATATGTCCTCCCCGGCCTCATCGACAGCCATGTCCATCTGACCAGCGACACGGGCGGTCTCGCGGGCCAGCTCGAGGAGATCACGCTCAGCCCCGCGGCGCAGGCGTTCAATGCCGAGGTCAACGGGATGAAGACGCTCCGCGCGGGCTTCACCACCGTGCGCAACCTCGGCGATGGCGACGGGGTGACGCTGGCGCTCAGGGATGCGATTCGCGCGGGCAAGGTGCAGGGGCCGCGCATCGTCGATGCGGGGGCGAGCATTTCGGGCAGCGCGGGGCATATGGACGGGTCGCTCGGCTATCGCGACGAGCTTCGCCCTTTCTTTGCAGGGGCAGGCAATACGTGCAACGGCGCCGACGATTGCCGCCGCGCGGTGCGGCTCCAGATCGGGCGCGGCGCCGACGTCATCAAATTCGCCTCGACCGGCGGGGTCAACAGCCGGATCGGGGCGGGCCTGGGCAAGCAGATGTTCGACGACGAGGCGCAGGCGATCGTCGACACCGCGCATATGTTCGGCAAGAAGGTCGCGGTCCACGCGCACGGCGCCGACGGCATCCGCCTCGCGCTCGCCGCGGGGGCCGATTCGATCGAACATGGCACGATCCTCGACGAGGCGACGATCGCCGCCTGGGCGAAATCCAAGACCTATTATGTTCCGACGCTCTCGACCGTGAACGGGTACAAGGAACGGCTGGCCGCCAATCCGGACGCCTATGAACCCGATGTGCTCGCCAAGATCCAGTGGCGCATCGCGATCACCGGCAAGAGCCTGGAGCAACTTGTGCCGCGCGGCGTGCGCATCGCCTTCGGCACCGATGCCGGCGTGTCGAAGCACGGCCGCAACGGCGACGAGTTCGAGCTGATGGTCCAGCACGGCATGACCCCGGTTGAGGCGCTGAAGGCCGCGACGGTGAACGCCGCCGACCTGCTCGGTCTCGCCGACCAGATCGGCACGATCGCGCCGGGCAAGAGCGCCGACATCATCGCGGTCGCAAGCGATCCGCTCGCCGATGTGCGTGTGCTCAAGAAGGTCGATTTCGTGATGGCGCGGGGCCGGGTGGTCGATTGA
- a CDS encoding isoaspartyl peptidase/L-asparaginase family protein, whose product MILSLVAAALAAAQAAAPQPFADAVAPPPGETRADTAGTPATTGGWTLLVHGGAGTIRRDRITAEQDAAYRAAIDAALMAGQAVLAKGGSALDAVQAAVELMEDDPLFNAGRGAVFTHDRTNELDAAIMDGRTRAAGAVARLTTSRHPVAVARAVLRDGRHVMLTGADADRFGADRGVEQMDPAWFATPHRREQIDEFLRREAGAKAVSSYDIDQKFGTVGAVARDARGHLAAATSTGGLTGKRWGRIGDAPIVGAGTYADDRACAVSATGAGEYFIRVGVAHEICARVRLAGESLQEAADAVMAEVLALGGSGGVIVAGPDGRSAFSFNTEGMYRGRLTSDGVHEVAIYDDE is encoded by the coding sequence ATGATCCTTTCGCTTGTCGCCGCCGCGCTCGCCGCCGCACAGGCCGCCGCACCGCAGCCCTTTGCCGATGCGGTGGCGCCGCCGCCCGGCGAAACGCGCGCCGACACGGCCGGGACTCCGGCGACGACCGGCGGTTGGACGCTCCTCGTTCACGGCGGCGCGGGCACCATCCGCCGCGACCGTATCACGGCGGAGCAGGACGCCGCCTATCGAGCGGCGATCGACGCGGCGCTGATGGCGGGGCAGGCGGTGCTGGCAAAAGGCGGCAGCGCGCTCGACGCGGTGCAGGCGGCGGTCGAGTTGATGGAGGACGACCCGCTGTTCAACGCGGGGCGCGGTGCAGTCTTCACCCATGACCGCACCAACGAACTCGACGCTGCGATCATGGACGGCCGCACGCGCGCGGCGGGTGCGGTCGCGCGGTTGACGACGAGCCGCCATCCGGTCGCGGTGGCGCGCGCGGTGCTGCGCGACGGGCGGCATGTCATGCTGACCGGTGCCGACGCCGACCGCTTCGGCGCCGACCGCGGGGTCGAGCAGATGGATCCCGCCTGGTTCGCGACGCCGCATCGCCGCGAGCAGATCGACGAGTTTCTGCGCCGCGAGGCGGGCGCGAAGGCCGTTTCTTCCTATGACATCGACCAGAAGTTCGGGACCGTCGGCGCGGTGGCGCGCGACGCGCGCGGCCATCTCGCCGCGGCCACGTCGACGGGCGGCCTGACGGGCAAAAGATGGGGACGGATCGGCGATGCGCCGATCGTCGGCGCGGGCACCTATGCCGACGATCGCGCCTGTGCGGTGTCGGCGACGGGGGCGGGCGAGTATTTCATCCGCGTCGGCGTTGCGCACGAAATCTGCGCGCGCGTTCGGCTGGCGGGGGAATCGCTGCAAGAGGCGGCCGACGCGGTGATGGCCGAGGTGCTGGCGCTCGGCGGATCGGGCGGGGTGATCGTCGCGGGGCCGGACGGCCGTTCGGCGTTCAGCTTCAATACCGAAGGCATGTATCGCGGCCGACTGACCAGCGACGGCGTGCATGAGGTGGCGATCTATGATGATGAATAG
- the rpsL gene encoding 30S ribosomal protein S12, producing MPTINQLVRKGRTPQKVKSKVPAMDANPQKRGVCTRVYTTTPKKPNSALRKVAKVRLTNAREVITYIPGEGHNLQEHSVVLIRGGRVRDLPGVRYHVLRGVLDTQGVKDRKQSRSKYGAKRPK from the coding sequence ATGCCCACGATCAACCAGCTGGTCCGCAAGGGCCGGACTCCCCAGAAGGTGAAGTCCAAGGTTCCGGCGATGGACGCAAACCCGCAAAAGCGCGGCGTTTGCACCCGTGTCTATACGACGACCCCGAAAAAGCCGAACTCGGCGCTCCGCAAGGTGGCCAAGGTCCGCCTGACCAATGCCCGCGAAGTCATCACCTACATCCCCGGCGAAGGCCACAACCTCCAGGAACACAGCGTCGTGCTGATCCGCGGCGGTCGTGTCCGCGACCTTCCCGGTGTGCGTTACCACGTCCTGCGCGGCGTGCTCGATACGCAGGGTGTGAAGGACCGCAAGCAGAGCCGTTCGAAATACGGCGCGAAGCGTCCGAAATAA
- the rpsG gene encoding 30S ribosomal protein S7, translating into MARRRRPERREILPDPRFGDVVLSKFMNSVMLDGKKSVAESIVYGALEAVEARAKKEPLGVFHEALANIRPNIEVRSRRVGGATYQVPVEVRPDRAQALAIRWLITAARNRSETTMAARLSGELLDASNNRGNAVKKREDTHRMAEANRAFSHYRW; encoded by the coding sequence ATGGCTCGTCGTCGTCGTCCTGAGCGCCGCGAAATCCTGCCCGATCCCCGTTTCGGGGACGTCGTGCTCTCGAAATTCATGAACAGCGTCATGCTGGACGGGAAGAAGTCGGTCGCCGAAAGCATCGTTTACGGTGCGCTCGAGGCGGTCGAGGCCCGCGCCAAGAAGGAACCGCTGGGCGTGTTCCACGAAGCGCTGGCGAATATCCGCCCGAACATCGAAGTGCGCAGCCGCCGTGTCGGCGGCGCGACCTATCAGGTTCCGGTCGAGGTCCGCCCCGACCGCGCGCAGGCGCTCGCGATCCGCTGGCTGATCACCGCGGCGCGCAACCGCAGCGAAACCACGATGGCCGCGCGCCTGTCGGGCGAGTTGCTCGATGCCTCGAACAATCGCGGCAACGCGGTGAAGAAGCGCGAAGACACGCACCGCATGGCCGAAGCGAACCGCGCTTTCAGCCACTACCGCTGGTAA
- the fusA gene encoding elongation factor G, with protein MARSHPLERYRNFGIMAHIDAGKTTTTERILYYTGKSYKIGEVHDGAATMDWMEQEQERGITITSAATTCLWKADEGKGPEHRLNIIDTPGHVDFTIEVERSLRVLDGAVAAFDGVAGVEPQSETVWRQADKYKVPRMCFINKLDRTGANFYYCVQTIIDRLGATPAVLYLPIGAESDFKGLVDLVNERAIIWKDESLGAEFFYEEIPADLVDKAAEYREKLVELAVEQDDDAMEAYLEGNLPDVATLKALIRKGTLSQAFVPVLCGSAFKNKGVQPLLDAVVDYLPSPLDIPDVQGINPTTEQPDSRATSDSAPLSMLAFKIMNDPFVGSLTFARIYSGTLTKGSYLNSVKDKKEKIGRMLLMHANSREDIEEAFAGDIVALAGLKETTTGDTLCAANAPIILERMEFPEPVIELSVEPKTKADQEKMGIALSRLAAEDPSFRVSTDHESGQTIIKGMGELHLDILVDRMKREFKVEANVGAPQVAYRESLAKPVDVDYTHKKQSGGSGQFGRVKVSVAPGERGSGITFIDEIKGGNIPREYIPSVEKGMREAAENGHMIGFPIIDFEIRLTDGAYHDVDSSALAFEIAGRAAMREVAAKAGIKLLEPVMKVEVVTPEEFMGDVIGDLNSRRGQIQGTDSRGNAQVVEAMVPLANMFGYVNQLRSFTQGRAQYTMQFSHYEEVPNNVAEEVKAKMA; from the coding sequence ATGGCACGCAGCCATCCGCTCGAACGCTATCGCAATTTCGGTATCATGGCGCACATCGACGCCGGCAAGACCACGACGACCGAGCGCATCCTCTATTACACCGGCAAGTCCTACAAGATCGGCGAAGTCCATGACGGCGCCGCGACGATGGACTGGATGGAGCAGGAGCAGGAACGCGGCATCACCATCACGTCGGCCGCGACGACCTGCCTGTGGAAGGCCGATGAGGGCAAGGGCCCCGAACATCGCCTGAACATCATCGACACGCCCGGACACGTCGACTTCACGATCGAGGTCGAACGTTCGCTTCGCGTCCTCGACGGCGCGGTTGCGGCGTTCGACGGCGTGGCGGGTGTCGAGCCGCAGTCCGAAACCGTGTGGCGCCAGGCGGACAAGTACAAGGTTCCGCGGATGTGCTTCATCAACAAGCTCGACCGCACCGGCGCCAATTTCTATTATTGCGTCCAGACGATCATCGATCGCCTGGGTGCGACGCCGGCCGTCCTCTATCTGCCCATCGGCGCGGAATCGGACTTCAAGGGTCTCGTCGACCTCGTCAACGAGCGCGCGATCATCTGGAAGGACGAAAGCCTCGGCGCCGAATTCTTCTATGAAGAGATTCCCGCCGACCTCGTCGACAAGGCTGCCGAATATCGCGAAAAGCTCGTCGAGCTTGCCGTCGAACAGGACGACGATGCGATGGAAGCCTATCTCGAAGGCAATCTTCCCGACGTTGCGACGCTGAAGGCGCTGATCCGCAAGGGCACGCTGAGTCAGGCGTTCGTCCCGGTGCTGTGCGGTTCGGCGTTCAAGAACAAGGGCGTTCAGCCGCTGCTCGACGCGGTCGTCGATTATCTGCCTTCGCCGCTCGACATCCCCGACGTTCAGGGCATCAACCCGACCACTGAACAACCCGATTCGCGCGCGACGTCGGACTCGGCGCCGCTGTCGATGCTCGCGTTCAAGATCATGAACGACCCGTTTGTCGGTTCGCTCACCTTCGCCCGCATCTATTCGGGCACCCTCACCAAGGGCAGCTATCTGAACTCGGTGAAGGACAAGAAGGAAAAGATCGGCCGTATGCTGTTGATGCATGCGAATAGTCGCGAGGACATCGAGGAAGCGTTCGCCGGCGACATCGTCGCGCTCGCGGGCCTCAAGGAAACCACCACCGGGGACACGCTCTGCGCCGCCAACGCGCCGATCATCCTCGAACGGATGGAGTTCCCCGAGCCGGTGATCGAGCTGTCGGTCGAACCCAAGACCAAGGCCGACCAGGAAAAGATGGGCATCGCCCTCAGCCGTCTCGCGGCCGAGGATCCGTCGTTCCGCGTGTCGACCGACCATGAATCGGGCCAGACGATCATCAAGGGCATGGGCGAGCTTCACCTCGACATCCTCGTCGATCGCATGAAGCGCGAGTTCAAGGTCGAAGCGAATGTCGGCGCGCCGCAGGTGGCGTATCGCGAATCGCTCGCGAAGCCGGTCGATGTCGACTATACCCACAAGAAGCAGTCGGGCGGCTCGGGCCAGTTCGGCCGCGTCAAGGTCAGCGTCGCCCCCGGCGAACGCGGCTCGGGCATCACCTTCATCGACGAGATCAAGGGCGGCAACATTCCGCGCGAATATATCCCGTCGGTCGAAAAGGGGATGCGCGAGGCCGCCGAAAACGGCCACATGATCGGCTTTCCGATCATCGACTTCGAAATCCGGCTGACCGACGGCGCCTATCACGACGTCGACTCGTCGGCGCTGGCGTTCGAAATCGCGGGGCGCGCGGCGATGCGCGAAGTCGCGGCAAAGGCGGGCATCAAGCTGCTCGAACCGGTGATGAAGGTCGAAGTCGTCACCCCCGAGGAGTTCATGGGCGACGTCATCGGCGACCTCAACAGCCGCCGCGGACAGATCCAGGGCACCGACAGCCGCGGCAACGCCCAGGTGGTTGAAGCGATGGTCCCGCTTGCCAATATGTTCGGCTACGTCAACCAGCTGCGGTCCTTTACCCAGGGGCGCGCGCAATACACGATGCAGTTCTCGCACTATGAAGAAGTGCCGAACAACGTCGCGGAAGAAGTGAAGGCCAAAATGGCCTGA
- the tuf gene encoding elongation factor Tu — MAKAKFERTKPHCNIGTIGHVDHGKTSLTAAITKVLAEEGLSQKVDFENIDKAPEERERGITISTAHVEYETKNRHYAHVDCPGHADYVKNMITGAAQMDGAILVVSAADGPMPQTKEHILLAKQVGVPTMVVFLNKVDQLDDPELLELVELEIREELSKRDFDGDNIPIIAGSALAALESRDDNIGKEAILKLMEAVDSWIPQPERPLDKPFLMPIEDVFSISGRGTVVTGRVETGVVKVGEEVEIVGIKDTKKTVVTGVEMFRKLLDQGQAGDNIGALIRGVGREEVERGQVLAKPGSITPHTEFTSEVYVLSKDEGGRHTPFFANYRPQFYFRTTDVTGEVILPEGTEMVMPGDNVQLSVKLIAPIAMDPGLRFAIREGGRTVGAGVVATVTK; from the coding sequence ATGGCCAAGGCTAAATTTGAGCGGACGAAGCCGCACTGCAACATCGGCACCATCGGTCACGTCGACCATGGCAAGACCTCGCTGACCGCCGCGATCACCAAGGTGCTCGCCGAAGAGGGGCTGTCGCAGAAGGTCGATTTCGAAAACATCGACAAGGCGCCCGAAGAGCGCGAGCGCGGCATCACCATCTCGACCGCGCACGTCGAATATGAAACCAAGAACCGCCACTATGCGCACGTCGACTGCCCGGGCCACGCCGACTATGTGAAGAACATGATCACCGGCGCCGCGCAGATGGACGGCGCGATCCTCGTCGTGTCGGCTGCCGACGGCCCGATGCCGCAGACCAAGGAGCACATCCTGCTCGCGAAGCAGGTCGGCGTTCCGACGATGGTTGTCTTCCTCAACAAGGTCGACCAGCTCGACGATCCCGAACTGCTCGAACTCGTCGAACTCGAAATCCGCGAAGAATTGTCGAAGCGCGATTTCGACGGCGACAATATTCCGATCATCGCAGGTTCGGCGCTCGCGGCGCTCGAAAGCCGCGACGACAATATCGGCAAGGAAGCGATTCTGAAGCTGATGGAAGCCGTCGACAGCTGGATCCCGCAGCCGGAACGTCCGCTCGACAAGCCCTTCCTGATGCCGATCGAAGACGTGTTCTCGATCTCGGGTCGCGGCACCGTCGTCACCGGTCGTGTCGAAACCGGCGTCGTCAAGGTTGGCGAAGAAGTCGAAATCGTCGGCATCAAGGACACCAAGAAGACGGTCGTTACGGGCGTCGAAATGTTCCGCAAGCTGCTCGACCAGGGCCAGGCCGGCGACAACATCGGCGCGCTGATCCGCGGCGTCGGCCGTGAAGAAGTCGAGCGTGGCCAGGTTCTGGCGAAGCCCGGCTCGATCACGCCGCACACCGAGTTCACCTCGGAGGTCTATGTCCTGTCGAAGGACGAAGGCGGCCGTCACACGCCCTTCTTTGCGAACTATCGTCCGCAGTTCTATTTCCGCACCACCGACGTCACCGGCGAGGTCATCCTCCCCGAGGGCACCGAGATGGTCATGCCGGGCGACAACGTCCAGCTGTCGGTCAAGCTGATCGCTCCGATCGCCATGGACCCGGGCCTGCGCTTCGCGATTCGCGAAGGCGGCCGCACGGTCGGCGCAGGGGTTGTGGCGACCGTCACAAAGTAA
- the rpsJ gene encoding 30S ribosomal protein S10, translating into METQNIRIRLKAFDHRVLDQATTDIADTARRTGALIRGPIPLPTRIEKFTVNRGPHIDKKSREQFEVRTHKRLLDIVQPTPQTVDALMKLDLAAGVNVEIKLA; encoded by the coding sequence ATGGAAACGCAGAATATACGCATTCGCCTGAAGGCCTTTGATCACCGCGTGCTCGATCAGGCCACCACCGACATCGCCGACACGGCACGTCGTACGGGCGCGCTCATTCGTGGTCCGATCCCGCTTCCGACGCGCATCGAAAAATTCACCGTGAACCGCGGTCCGCACATCGACAAGAAGTCGCGCGAGCAGTTCGAGGTGCGCACCCACAAGCGGCTGCTCGACATCGTGCAGCCCACCCCGCAGACGGTCGACGCGCTGATGAAGCTCGATCTTGCCGCGGGCGTGAATGTTGAAATCAAGCTGGCCTGA